Proteins encoded in a region of the Saccharothrix ecbatanensis genome:
- a CDS encoding FAD-dependent monooxygenase, with translation MNEVEVDVLVVGGGPVGLSASVEASRHGLSSVLVERHAGTSIFPKARLMSTRTMELVRAWGIQDEVERVGLPREESLAVGVGSSLLADDFHHQVAEIATDAPQSPTYSYICAQDKFEVVLRALAESQPGADVRFSTTMTELTQDASGVRAVVESGGRSTVVRARHAVAADGGRSGVRTALGIGVQGPPPLGHMVSIMFEADIAHLLRDRMCALYFLRSAIPCAVEAVDNDRRWIVQTGYDPADGGSIDDFTDEFCVQIVRSAVGLPDLDVTLIGVSPWLQQAIVAERFRADRVFLAGDAAHVSTPQGGFGMNCGIQDAHNLVWKLAARQRWGAGEALLDSYGAERHPIGERTVEESLRNALITFDMMEGKLSMAESLSLQAGRRSVEGLVLGFHYDSTAVIPDSTPAPTPADPYRTYVPTARPGHRAPHVWLDRAAGRVSTLDVLGIGFTVLTPTGSGWAQAAKETDARVAVDTVEISADGSGATDSAQWAQVYGVGSAGAVLVRPDGHVAWRTTAPATTPDSAAALTAALDTVLAR, from the coding sequence ATGAACGAGGTCGAGGTCGATGTGCTCGTAGTTGGCGGCGGCCCGGTCGGCCTGTCCGCATCGGTGGAGGCGTCCCGGCACGGGCTGTCCTCGGTGTTGGTGGAGCGGCACGCCGGCACGTCGATCTTCCCCAAGGCGCGGCTGATGTCGACCCGCACCATGGAACTGGTGCGCGCATGGGGCATCCAGGACGAGGTCGAACGGGTCGGGCTGCCGCGCGAGGAAAGCCTCGCGGTGGGGGTGGGTTCGTCGCTGCTCGCCGACGACTTCCACCACCAGGTCGCCGAGATCGCCACCGACGCGCCGCAGAGCCCCACCTACTCCTACATCTGCGCACAGGACAAGTTCGAGGTCGTGCTGCGCGCACTCGCCGAGTCGCAGCCCGGCGCGGACGTCCGGTTCTCCACCACCATGACCGAACTGACGCAGGACGCGTCGGGAGTGCGGGCGGTGGTGGAGTCCGGCGGCCGGTCGACGGTCGTGCGCGCCCGCCACGCGGTCGCCGCCGACGGTGGCCGCAGCGGCGTCCGCACGGCGCTGGGCATCGGCGTGCAGGGCCCACCGCCGCTGGGCCACATGGTGAGCATCATGTTCGAAGCCGACATCGCGCACCTGCTGCGCGACCGGATGTGCGCGCTGTACTTCCTGCGCAGCGCCATCCCATGCGCGGTGGAGGCGGTCGACAACGACCGCCGGTGGATCGTGCAGACCGGCTACGACCCCGCCGACGGCGGCAGCATCGACGACTTCACCGACGAGTTCTGCGTGCAGATCGTCCGCTCCGCGGTGGGCCTGCCCGACCTCGACGTCACCCTGATCGGGGTGTCGCCGTGGCTCCAGCAGGCCATCGTCGCCGAACGGTTCCGCGCGGACCGCGTGTTCCTCGCCGGCGACGCCGCCCACGTGTCCACCCCGCAAGGCGGGTTCGGCATGAACTGCGGCATCCAGGACGCCCACAACCTGGTCTGGAAGCTGGCGGCGCGGCAGCGGTGGGGCGCGGGGGAGGCCCTGCTGGACAGCTACGGCGCCGAACGGCACCCCATCGGCGAGCGGACCGTCGAAGAGAGCCTGCGCAACGCCCTGATCACGTTCGACATGATGGAAGGCAAGCTCAGCATGGCCGAGTCGCTGAGCCTCCAGGCCGGCCGGCGCAGCGTCGAAGGACTCGTGCTCGGCTTCCACTACGACTCGACCGCGGTCATCCCGGACAGCACCCCTGCCCCGACACCGGCGGACCCCTACCGCACCTACGTGCCGACCGCCCGTCCCGGCCACCGCGCGCCCCACGTGTGGCTGGACCGCGCGGCCGGCCGGGTGTCCACCCTGGACGTGCTCGGCATCGGGTTCACCGTGCTGACCCCAACCGGGAGCGGGTGGGCCCAGGCGGCGAAGGAAACCGACGCCCGGGTGGCGGTGGACACGGTGGAGATCTCCGCCGACGGCTCCGGGGCAACCGACTCCGCGCAGTGGGCACAGGTGTACGGCGTGGGTTCCGCGGGCGCGGTGCTCGTCCGCCCGGACGGCCACGTCGCCTGGCGCACCACCGCCCCCGCCACCACTCCCGACTCGGCCGCCGCCCTCACCGCGGCCCTGGACACCGTCCTGGCCCGCTGA
- the fabG gene encoding 3-oxoacyl-ACP reductase FabG, whose product MFTEGSVALVTGGSRGIGRAVALDLASHGVHVVVNYSRSEQPAKELVAQIEADGGSASTAGADVTDEAAVRAMFQGVRSEHGRLDVLVTSAGVTRDRFMVVMGSKDFRETMDVNMTGTFLACREALRIMQHQRRGAIVTLSSSSGLDGGFPGQTNYVASKGAIIAFTKALSNEAAPHGVRANCVAPGFIATDMTKSIPAKIRAEYESRIRLGRMGTPEEVAQLVTFLASDRASYITSETFVANGGGLA is encoded by the coding sequence ATGTTCACCGAAGGCTCGGTAGCACTGGTCACCGGCGGGTCGCGCGGCATCGGCCGGGCGGTCGCCCTCGACCTCGCCTCCCACGGCGTGCACGTGGTGGTCAACTACTCGAGATCCGAGCAGCCCGCCAAGGAACTGGTCGCGCAGATCGAGGCGGACGGTGGCAGCGCGAGCACCGCCGGCGCGGACGTGACCGACGAGGCCGCGGTGCGCGCCATGTTCCAGGGTGTGCGCTCCGAGCACGGGCGGCTCGACGTCCTGGTCACCAGCGCCGGCGTGACCCGTGACCGGTTCATGGTGGTCATGGGCAGCAAGGACTTCCGCGAGACCATGGACGTCAACATGACGGGCACGTTCCTCGCCTGCCGGGAGGCGCTGCGCATCATGCAGCACCAGCGGCGCGGGGCGATTGTGACGCTGTCGTCGTCCAGCGGCTTGGACGGCGGGTTCCCCGGCCAGACGAACTACGTCGCGTCCAAGGGCGCGATCATCGCCTTCACCAAGGCGCTGTCCAACGAGGCCGCCCCGCACGGGGTGCGCGCCAACTGCGTCGCGCCGGGGTTCATCGCCACCGACATGACCAAGTCGATCCCCGCCAAGATCCGCGCGGAGTACGAGTCGCGCATCCGGCTGGGCCGGATGGGCACGCCCGAGGAGGTCGCGCAACTCGTGACGTTCCTCGCCTCGGACCGCGCCTCTTACATCACCAGCGAGACCTTCGTCGCCAACGGCGGCGGGCTGGCCTGA
- a CDS encoding acyl carrier protein, which yields MKLSIDELRATAAARLQTCAQIKKMIVSRLDLPIEPDWITDDQPLFGRGLELDSLDVLELYVAIEAEFGVALYDSDMSVFGSVSRLADHVNPKLAEANSLTGA from the coding sequence ATGAAGTTGAGCATCGACGAACTGCGCGCCACGGCGGCCGCGCGCCTGCAGACCTGCGCCCAGATCAAGAAGATGATCGTGTCCCGTCTCGACCTGCCGATCGAGCCGGACTGGATCACCGACGACCAGCCGCTGTTCGGCCGCGGCCTCGAGCTGGACAGCCTCGACGTGCTGGAGCTGTACGTGGCGATCGAGGCCGAGTTCGGCGTGGCGCTCTACGACAGCGACATGTCGGTGTTCGGGTCGGTGTCGCGGCTTGCCGACCACGTCAACCCGAAGCTGGCCGAGGCGAATTCGCTGACCGGGGCATGA
- the fabZ gene encoding 3-hydroxyacyl-ACP dehydratase FabZ: protein MMRNGTRPRESSALTNDQVRELLPHRWPMLLLDRVEKIDAGVSGVAIKNVTGTELWFQGHFPEEAVLPGVVVIEAMAQLSGVIFSLAGSSRISYLAGVRSMRFRRPIVPGDQIVLSARRTAGGAGFCEFKVEAKVDGQVAAEGSLTIADPSSSLGRA from the coding sequence ATGATGCGCAACGGCACCCGCCCCCGCGAGAGCTCGGCGCTGACCAACGACCAGGTCCGCGAACTGCTCCCGCACCGGTGGCCGATGTTGCTGCTGGACCGGGTCGAGAAGATCGACGCGGGCGTCAGCGGTGTGGCGATCAAGAACGTCACCGGCACCGAACTGTGGTTCCAGGGCCACTTCCCCGAAGAGGCCGTGCTGCCCGGCGTCGTGGTCATCGAGGCCATGGCGCAGTTGTCCGGTGTCATCTTCTCCCTGGCCGGCTCCAGCCGGATCAGTTACCTCGCCGGGGTGCGGTCGATGCGGTTCCGCCGGCCGATCGTGCCCGGCGACCAGATCGTGCTGTCCGCACGACGCACCGCCGGCGGTGCGGGGTTCTGCGAGTTCAAGGTCGAGGCCAAGGTCGACGGCCAGGTCGCCGCCGAAGGCTCGCTCACCATCGCCGATCCCAGCAGCTCACTCGGAAGGGCCTGA
- a CDS encoding glycine cleavage T C-terminal barrel domain-containing protein: MDSLTSPLAAVHPEGTEYGAAQEAHVALRYTTLDEEYTAIRERAAVLDLSGSRVLEVSGSDATDFMQRALARDVEYLTSERCMTSLVLDEEGLVVDQVVVWGREDGMLVESSVGGGARLLEHLRSVAGEDRVEIKDLTGEQVLLGLEGPYAWGVVGRLVDGELAALPFESVVDTTWDGVDVLFARTGVTGEYGYKVLVPHDQAATLWAKAVEQATPAGHEALELAMLEVRQPTHHEHADGADVLTMGANWLVDITKESFIGRDAVLAAFSGGATRRTVGFSGGDTVPAAGTPVTVGGEQVGVVVHAVHSIGLGAPLGLARLDADLAAAGLRLTVGDADVTTLTSPYVTPKSWSTPII; encoded by the coding sequence ATGGATTCGCTGACCTCGCCGCTGGCCGCCGTCCACCCGGAGGGCACCGAGTACGGCGCCGCGCAGGAAGCCCACGTGGCTTTGCGCTACACCACGCTCGATGAGGAGTACACCGCGATCCGGGAGCGCGCCGCGGTGCTGGACCTGTCCGGTTCGCGCGTGCTGGAGGTCTCCGGCTCCGACGCGACCGACTTCATGCAGCGGGCGCTGGCCCGCGACGTGGAGTACCTGACCTCGGAGCGCTGCATGACGAGCCTCGTCCTGGACGAGGAGGGCCTGGTCGTGGACCAGGTCGTCGTGTGGGGCCGTGAGGACGGGATGCTCGTGGAGAGCTCCGTGGGCGGCGGCGCCCGGCTGTTGGAGCACCTGCGGTCCGTCGCGGGCGAGGACCGGGTCGAGATCAAGGATCTGACCGGCGAGCAGGTCCTGCTGGGCCTGGAAGGGCCCTACGCGTGGGGTGTCGTCGGCCGCCTGGTCGACGGTGAGCTCGCCGCGCTGCCGTTCGAGTCCGTCGTGGACACCACCTGGGACGGCGTGGACGTGCTGTTCGCCCGCACCGGTGTCACCGGCGAGTACGGCTACAAGGTGCTCGTGCCGCACGACCAGGCCGCGACGCTGTGGGCCAAGGCCGTCGAGCAGGCCACCCCGGCGGGCCACGAGGCGCTGGAGCTGGCGATGCTGGAGGTCCGCCAGCCCACCCACCACGAGCACGCCGACGGCGCCGACGTCCTCACCATGGGCGCGAACTGGCTGGTCGACATCACCAAGGAGTCGTTCATCGGCCGGGACGCGGTGCTGGCCGCGTTCTCCGGTGGCGCGACCCGCCGCACCGTCGGGTTCTCCGGCGGCGACACCGTCCCCGCGGCCGGCACTCCGGTCACCGTGGGCGGCGAGCAGGTCGGCGTCGTCGTCCACGCCGTGCACAGCATCGGTCTCGGCGCGCCCCTGGGGTTGGCGCGCCTGGACGCCGACCTGGCTGCCGCCGGACTGCGGCTGACCGTCGGCGACGCCGACGTCACCACCCTCACGAGCCCTTACGTCACGCCCAAGAGCTGGAGCACCCCGATCATCTGA